The window GCCCACGTTACAGCAGAGGCCGACGTCCGCATCGACCTGTCGCGGACCGGCCTCGCCCATGAGCTGTTCGTAGATCTCGACGCCCTGTGCGACGCCGCTGGCGCCGAGCGGGTGGCCCTTGGACTTGAGCCCGCCCGAGGTGTTTATCGGCAGTTCGCCGTCGCGTTCGGTGTACCCGTCCTCGACGAGTTTCCAGGCCTCGCCCTGCTCGGCGAAGCCCAGTCCCTCCATCTGGAGGAACTCGAGGATCGTGAACATGTCGTGGAGTTCCGCGACGTCGACGTCCTCGGGTTCGTAGCCACTCATCTCGTAGGCGCCCTTCCCGCTCTCGACGACGCCGCCCATCACGGTCGGGTCCTCGCGCTCGTGGACGACGTGTGTATCCGTCGCGCCGTCGATCCCGGAGATGACGACGTACTCGTCGGTGTACTCCTCGGCGACCGACTCCGGGCAGAGCATCAGCGCGGCCGAGCCGTCCGTGATCGGACAGAAGTCGTACAGCCGCAGCGGGTCGGCGACGATCGGCGACTCCAGGGCCGTCTCCTCGTCGATCTCCTTCCGGAACTGGGCGTTCGGGTTGTCGACGCCGTTGCGATGGTTCTTGACGGCCACCTTCGCCAGGCTCTCGCGGGGCGCGTCGAACTTCTCGAGGTAGTGGCGCGCGGTCAGCCCCGCGAACGAGGGGAGGGTGACGCCGTGTTTGTACTCTGCGGGGTGGGTCAGCGACGCGATCACGTCGGTCGCCTCGCCGGTCGTCCGGTGGGTCATCTTCTCCCCACCGACGAGCAGGGTCATGTCGCTTGCCCCGCTGGCGACCGACTGCCAGGCGGCGTAGATCCCTGCGCCGCCGCTGGAACTGGTCTGGTCGACTCGCTGGGTGTAGGCCGGTACCGCGTCGATGTCGTGTGCGAGCGCGTTCGGGACGCCGGTCTGGCCCTCGAACTCGCCGCTCGCCATGTTCGAAACGTACAGGTGTTCGACGTCCGCCGCGTCGACGCCCGCGTCCTCGAGACACTCGAGTCCGGCCTCCGCGAGGAGATCGAGGATCCACTCGTCCTCGCGTTGCCCGAACTGGGTCATCGAGGCGCCGATGATTGCAACACGTTCCATATCCTACTGGACTCGAGTCTCCGATTTATATTGTGGGGTCGATCGCGGCGTCCTGTCGGTCCGTACGGCTCGAGGCCTCCGCAGGACTCACTGCCGTCTCTCCCTGCTCGAGCGGCCAGGACGAACGGAAGGCGGAAAACGAGTGCGCTGTGGTCCGCCGTCAGGCCGACTCCGGCGCCGTCGCCTGTAACTCGCTCGCGCGCGAGCGCGCCTGTGAAATTACCGCGGGGCGAGCCTCGAAGGAGACCAACACGTCGTCGTCGCCGTAGGTAACGTCCTCGACGTTCGCGTTGTCGTGGATCCACGAGACGAGGCTCATCGTGTCCTCGGTCATCG of the Halobiforma lacisalsi AJ5 genome contains:
- a CDS encoding thiolase family protein, coding for MERVAIIGASMTQFGQREDEWILDLLAEAGLECLEDAGVDAADVEHLYVSNMASGEFEGQTGVPNALAHDIDAVPAYTQRVDQTSSSGGAGIYAAWQSVASGASDMTLLVGGEKMTHRTTGEATDVIASLTHPAEYKHGVTLPSFAGLTARHYLEKFDAPRESLAKVAVKNHRNGVDNPNAQFRKEIDEETALESPIVADPLRLYDFCPITDGSAALMLCPESVAEEYTDEYVVISGIDGATDTHVVHEREDPTVMGGVVESGKGAYEMSGYEPEDVDVAELHDMFTILEFLQMEGLGFAEQGEAWKLVEDGYTERDGELPINTSGGLKSKGHPLGASGVAQGVEIYEQLMGEAGPRQVDADVGLCCNVGGFGNCVITTIMEAAQ